A window of Bradyrhizobium sp. AZCC 1610 contains these coding sequences:
- a CDS encoding D-alanine--D-alanine ligase, producing the protein MRRLRVLVLMHPDFVPPDSTDGYTARQINEWKTEYDVVSTLRAAGHDVRPLGAQEEIKPVREEIESFKPHVVFTLLEQFHNEPTYDQHVASYLELMQIPYTGCNPRGLILARGKDLSKTLVHHRRIAVPAFAVFPMRRKVKRPARLALPLIVKSLNEDGSRGISQASVVDTDEKLAERVAFVHERIGTAAIAEQYIEGRELYVGVLGNNRLRVLPVWELKFGTMGGQAIATEKVKHDPGYQERVGIVDGPAKNLGAGGTRSHSANSETHLPNTGARWIRAHRLSPLCRRHPVFH; encoded by the coding sequence ATGAGACGCCTGCGCGTTCTGGTGCTCATGCATCCGGACTTCGTGCCCCCGGACTCCACCGATGGATACACTGCGCGGCAAATCAACGAATGGAAAACAGAATACGACGTCGTGAGCACCTTGCGTGCGGCCGGCCATGATGTTCGCCCGCTCGGTGCGCAGGAGGAAATCAAGCCGGTGCGCGAGGAGATCGAAAGTTTCAAGCCGCATGTGGTATTCACGTTGCTGGAGCAGTTTCACAACGAGCCCACGTATGACCAGCACGTCGCAAGCTATCTCGAACTGATGCAGATCCCGTATACCGGGTGTAACCCGCGCGGTCTGATCTTGGCGCGCGGCAAGGATCTGTCCAAGACATTGGTGCACCATCGCCGGATCGCGGTGCCGGCCTTCGCCGTATTCCCGATGCGCCGAAAGGTCAAACGTCCAGCGCGTCTTGCGCTGCCGTTGATCGTCAAGAGCCTGAACGAGGATGGATCCCGGGGTATCTCGCAGGCATCCGTCGTCGATACGGACGAGAAGCTCGCAGAGCGCGTCGCCTTCGTCCACGAGCGGATCGGAACCGCCGCAATCGCCGAGCAATATATCGAGGGACGTGAGCTTTATGTCGGGGTGCTCGGCAACAATCGGTTGCGAGTGTTGCCGGTTTGGGAATTGAAATTCGGCACCATGGGCGGCCAGGCCATAGCCACCGAGAAGGTCAAACACGATCCCGGTTACCAGGAGCGCGTGGGAATTGTAGATGGGCCGGCCAAGAACCTTGGCGCCGGAGGCACACGCTCGCATTCAGCGAACAGCGAAACGCATCTACCGAACACTGGGGCTCGATGGATACGCGCGCATCGACTTTCGCCTCTCTGCCGACGGCACCCTGTATTTCATTGA
- a CDS encoding Zn-ribbon domain-containing OB-fold protein, translated as MAEAKKYPAPVTNPETAQFWEAAKAGKFMIKRCTACGEPHYFPRSICPFCFSDKTEWEEASGEATIYTYSLMRKSPTGPYAIAYVTLKEGPSLQTNIVDCDLTSLKIGQKVKVVFKPTDGAPLPFFTAA; from the coding sequence ATGGCTGAAGCGAAAAAATATCCGGCGCCGGTGACCAATCCTGAGACCGCGCAGTTCTGGGAAGCGGCCAAGGCCGGCAAGTTCATGATCAAGCGCTGCACCGCCTGCGGCGAGCCGCATTATTTCCCGCGCTCGATCTGCCCGTTCTGCTTCTCCGACAAGACGGAGTGGGAGGAAGCTTCCGGCGAGGCCACGATCTACACTTACAGCCTGATGCGCAAATCGCCGACCGGTCCTTATGCGATCGCGTATGTCACGCTGAAGGAAGGACCGTCGCTGCAGACCAACATCGTCGATTGCGATCTAACGAGCCTGAAGATCGGCCAGAAGGTGAAGGTAGTGTTCAAGCCAACCGATGGCGCGCCATTGCCGTTCTTCACGGCGGCCTGA
- a CDS encoding MaoC/PaaZ C-terminal domain-containing protein has protein sequence MPINYEQLMALKNLGQKYAYTDREVMLYAYGIGLGADPMDENELAYVNEGTLTPRPLKVVPTFASVAAWGSSPGEMNLNRVMVVDGERDITFHKPLPSAAKITADSTVLDVFDKGKDKGAVIRHQTVLKDENGEKLATLVASRFARGDGGFGGPSEGQPEPHQVPSRAPDKIVDITTRPDQALVYRLCGDRNPLHSDPEFAKKAGFPRPILHGMCTYGITCRGVLQTYADYDPSAFKQHVARFSSPVFPGETVTIELWKDGNVVSFEAKVKSRGVTVIKSGKTVLG, from the coding sequence ATGCCGATCAATTACGAACAGCTCATGGCCCTGAAAAATCTCGGCCAGAAATACGCCTATACCGACCGCGAGGTGATGCTCTACGCCTACGGGATCGGCTTGGGCGCTGACCCCATGGACGAGAACGAACTCGCCTACGTCAACGAAGGCACCTTGACCCCGCGTCCCCTCAAGGTCGTGCCAACCTTCGCCTCGGTGGCGGCCTGGGGCTCAAGCCCCGGCGAGATGAATCTCAATCGCGTGATGGTGGTCGACGGCGAGCGCGACATCACCTTCCACAAGCCGCTGCCGAGCGCGGCCAAGATCACCGCTGACTCGACCGTGCTCGACGTCTTCGACAAGGGCAAGGACAAGGGCGCGGTGATCCGCCACCAGACCGTGCTGAAGGACGAGAACGGCGAGAAGCTCGCCACACTGGTTGCCTCGCGTTTTGCCCGCGGCGACGGCGGCTTCGGCGGACCGTCCGAAGGCCAGCCCGAACCGCATCAGGTGCCGAGCCGTGCACCCGATAAGATCGTCGACATCACGACGCGGCCGGACCAGGCGCTGGTCTATCGCCTCTGCGGCGACCGCAACCCGCTGCACTCCGATCCGGAGTTTGCGAAGAAGGCCGGCTTTCCGCGGCCGATCCTGCACGGCATGTGCACCTACGGCATCACCTGCCGCGGCGTGCTGCAGACCTATGCCGACTACGATCCATCCGCCTTCAAGCAGCACGTCGCGCGCTTTTCCTCGCCGGTCTTTCCCGGCGAGACCGTGACGATTGAATTGTGGAAGGACGGCAACGTCGTCTCGTTCGAAGCCAAGGTAAAGTCGCGGGGCGTCACCGTGATCAAGAGCGGCAAGACGGTGCTGGGTTAG
- a CDS encoding indolepyruvate ferredoxin oxidoreductase family protein — protein MGINQGPISLDQKYTQGTGHIFLTGIQALVRLPMAQIRRDRAAGLNTAGFISGYRGSPLGGYDQQLFAARKHLEQYNIKFQPGVNEDLAATAIWGSQQLNLSPGAKYDGAVGIWYGKGPGVDRCGDVFRHGNTAGSAKNGGVLCLAGDDHGAKSSTVPHQSDHAFISALMPYLYPSSIHEIIEMGLLGIAMSRYSGCWVGMKVITETVETTAEIDLTDEMTPFAIPTDFEMPPGGLNLRWPDDRYAQDLRLQDYKGYAAIAFARANKINRITMDSPNARYGIMASGKSYEDIRQALRELGIREEVAAKIGLRLYKIGMPWPLEPEGVRNFAIGLEEIFIVEERREIVENQVKQELFNWRDDVRPRIVGKMDDHDKRFLTFAAELSVASLASSLTERLLRLNLNPEIAAMLRAKADWFNGRQATQMQAVAPVTRTPYFCSGCPHNTSTKVPEGSRAFAGIGCHFMALWMDRSTETYTHMGGEGVPWVGVAPFTKEEHVFANLGDGTYFHSGSLAIRQAIASGANITYKLLYNDATAMTGGQHVDGELSPQQITFQLHSEGIRNIYLVSENPDAYPASEIAPDVKTAHRDELDAVQRTCRTLKGTSAIVFVQTCAAEKRRRRKRGLMEDPARRVMINPAVCEGCGDCSVQSNCISVEPLETEMGRKRTINQSTCNKDYSCLKGFCPSFVTIDGGKPRRRAPASLDGTGLGDIGDLPEPASFPSLERPYNIAVGGVGGTGVLTIGALLGMAAHIEGKASMILDMSGLAQKGGAVLSHVRLSEHTADVTCSRIVTGTADLVMAADEVVAAAKDTITLCEASRTVGVINTHVIPTADFILNRDFNFQSRKVNHVLETELRKDSSFYDFTKPAEALLGDSIATNIMMLGYAYQKGLLPLSAKAILQAIEVNGVSIKMNTQAFQLGRLAAADPARLDAMMKGQDETVALKTLDAMSLDEIIAHRSAHLAEYQNAALAERYRGLVKRVRDAATDGGYGDALPRAVAINYAKLLAYKDEYEVARLFTDGRFEKQLRDQFEGDFKFNFNLAPPILGGGLDALGRPKKRAFGAWMLQVFRTLAKLRFLRGTPFDIFGYSADRKLERDLIAGYEKDVATVLGLLSPVTHDTAVEILSLPDRIRGYGLVKEKAVQDAKARYTQLAADLVNPPPAPRQLAAE, from the coding sequence ATGGGAATCAACCAGGGTCCGATCAGTCTCGATCAGAAATACACCCAAGGCACCGGCCACATCTTCCTGACCGGGATCCAGGCACTGGTCCGCCTGCCGATGGCGCAGATCCGCCGCGACCGCGCCGCGGGGCTGAACACCGCAGGCTTCATTTCCGGCTACCGCGGCTCGCCGCTCGGCGGCTACGACCAGCAGCTTTTCGCTGCGCGAAAACACCTCGAACAATACAACATCAAGTTCCAGCCCGGCGTGAACGAGGATCTCGCGGCGACCGCGATCTGGGGCTCTCAGCAGCTCAACCTGTCGCCCGGCGCCAAATATGATGGCGCGGTCGGCATCTGGTACGGCAAGGGCCCCGGCGTCGACCGCTGCGGCGACGTATTCCGGCACGGCAATACGGCGGGCTCGGCCAAAAATGGCGGCGTGCTCTGTCTCGCCGGTGACGACCACGGCGCAAAGTCCTCGACCGTTCCCCATCAGTCGGACCACGCCTTCATCTCCGCGCTGATGCCTTACCTCTATCCCTCCAGCATCCATGAAATCATCGAGATGGGCCTGCTGGGTATCGCGATGTCGCGCTACTCCGGCTGCTGGGTCGGCATGAAGGTGATCACCGAGACGGTGGAAACCACCGCCGAGATCGACCTCACCGACGAGATGACCCCGTTCGCGATCCCGACCGATTTCGAGATGCCGCCCGGCGGCCTCAATTTGCGCTGGCCCGACGATCGCTATGCGCAAGACCTGCGCCTGCAGGACTACAAGGGCTATGCGGCGATCGCGTTCGCCCGCGCCAACAAGATCAATCGCATCACCATGGATTCGCCGAATGCCCGTTACGGCATCATGGCGTCAGGCAAGAGCTACGAGGACATCCGTCAGGCGCTGCGCGAGTTGGGGATTAGGGAGGAAGTTGCCGCCAAGATCGGGCTTCGGCTTTACAAGATAGGCATGCCCTGGCCGCTGGAGCCGGAAGGCGTGCGCAATTTCGCCATTGGGCTTGAAGAAATCTTCATCGTCGAGGAACGCCGCGAGATCGTCGAAAATCAAGTGAAGCAGGAGCTGTTCAACTGGCGCGACGACGTGCGTCCGCGCATCGTCGGCAAGATGGACGATCACGACAAGCGCTTCCTGACCTTCGCCGCCGAGCTTTCCGTCGCCTCGCTGGCAAGCTCGCTGACCGAGCGATTGCTTCGACTTAATCTCAACCCCGAAATCGCCGCGATGCTCCGCGCCAAGGCCGACTGGTTCAACGGCCGTCAGGCGACCCAGATGCAGGCGGTCGCACCCGTCACCCGCACGCCGTATTTTTGCTCGGGCTGCCCGCACAATACCTCGACCAAGGTGCCGGAAGGCAGCCGCGCCTTTGCCGGCATCGGCTGTCACTTCATGGCGCTGTGGATGGACCGCTCGACCGAGACCTACACCCATATGGGAGGCGAGGGCGTGCCGTGGGTCGGCGTTGCACCCTTCACCAAGGAAGAGCATGTGTTCGCCAATCTCGGCGACGGCACCTATTTCCATTCCGGCAGTCTCGCGATCCGCCAGGCGATCGCCTCCGGCGCCAACATCACCTATAAGCTCCTCTATAACGATGCGACCGCGATGACCGGCGGCCAGCATGTCGATGGCGAATTGTCGCCGCAGCAGATCACCTTCCAGCTTCATTCGGAAGGCATCCGCAATATCTATCTCGTCTCGGAAAACCCCGACGCCTATCCGGCGTCCGAGATCGCGCCTGATGTGAAGACCGCGCATCGCGACGAACTCGACGCTGTCCAGAGGACGTGCCGTACGCTGAAAGGCACCTCGGCGATTGTCTTCGTGCAGACCTGCGCCGCCGAAAAGCGCCGCCGCCGCAAGCGTGGCCTGATGGAAGACCCGGCGCGCCGCGTCATGATCAATCCAGCCGTTTGCGAAGGCTGCGGCGATTGCTCGGTGCAGTCGAACTGCATTTCGGTGGAGCCGCTGGAAACCGAGATGGGCCGCAAGCGCACCATCAATCAGTCGACCTGCAACAAGGACTATTCCTGCCTCAAGGGTTTTTGCCCGTCCTTCGTCACCATCGACGGCGGCAAGCCGCGCCGCCGCGCGCCGGCAAGTCTTGATGGTACAGGTCTTGGTGACATCGGCGATCTTCCCGAGCCGGCCTCGTTCCCCTCGCTGGAGCGGCCCTACAACATCGCGGTCGGCGGCGTCGGCGGCACCGGCGTGCTCACCATCGGTGCGCTGCTCGGCATGGCCGCGCATATCGAGGGCAAGGCCAGTATGATCCTCGACATGTCCGGCCTTGCGCAAAAAGGTGGTGCGGTGCTCAGCCATGTCCGGCTTTCCGAGCATACCGCTGACGTCACCTGTTCGCGCATCGTCACCGGCACCGCCGATCTCGTGATGGCGGCAGACGAGGTGGTTGCCGCCGCCAAGGACACCATCACGCTTTGCGAGGCCAGCCGCACCGTCGGCGTCATCAACACCCACGTCATTCCGACCGCCGACTTCATCCTCAACCGCGACTTCAATTTCCAGAGCCGCAAGGTCAACCACGTGCTGGAAACCGAGCTGCGCAAGGATTCGTCGTTCTACGATTTTACCAAGCCCGCCGAAGCGCTGCTCGGCGATTCCATCGCCACCAACATCATGATGCTGGGCTACGCCTATCAGAAGGGCCTGCTGCCGCTGTCGGCGAAGGCTATACTGCAGGCGATCGAGGTCAACGGCGTCTCGATCAAGATGAACACGCAGGCCTTCCAGCTCGGCCGTCTCGCCGCTGCCGATCCGGCGCGGCTTGACGCCATGATGAAGGGCCAGGACGAGACGGTCGCGCTCAAGACGCTGGATGCGATGTCGCTGGATGAGATCATCGCCCACCGCAGCGCGCACCTCGCCGAATATCAGAATGCCGCGCTCGCCGAGCGCTATCGGGGTCTCGTGAAGCGCGTGCGCGATGCGGCCACCGATGGCGGCTATGGCGACGCGTTACCGCGGGCGGTCGCGATCAACTACGCAAAACTGCTCGCCTACAAGGACGAGTACGAAGTCGCACGGCTGTTCACCGACGGCCGCTTCGAAAAGCAGCTCCGCGACCAGTTCGAAGGCGACTTCAAGTTCAACTTCAACCTGGCGCCGCCTATTCTCGGCGGCGGCCTCGATGCGCTCGGCCGCCCGAAGAAGCGCGCGTTCGGCGCCTGGATGTTACAGGTGTTCCGGACACTGGCGAAGTTGCGCTTCCTGCGCGGCACGCCGTTCGACATCTTCGGCTACAGTGCGGATCGCAAGCTCGAACGCGACCTGATCGCAGGCTATGAAAAGGACGTCGCCACCGTGCTCGGCCTGCTGTCCCCGGTCACCCACGACACCGCGGTCGAAATTCTCTCGCTGCCCGACCGCATCCGCGGCTACGGCCTGGTGAAGGAGAAGGCAGTGCAGGACGCCAAGGCGCGCTACACGCAACTCGCCGCCGACCTCGTCAACCCGCCGCCCGCGCCGCGGCAACTCGCGGCGGAGTAG
- a CDS encoding thiolase domain-containing protein produces the protein MTIKGKAYIAGIYEHPTRHAPDKSTAQLHAEVAKGAIEDAGLTKADIDGYFCAGDAPGGLWPMVDYLGLKVRHVDSTETGGCSYLIHLGHAAEAIAAGKCSIALVTLAGKPRTGVMPPRAAGAEADFEAAYGATTHNAYGMCAMRHMHDYGTTSEQLAWIKVAASHHAQHNPHAMLKEVVTVEDVINSPMISDPLHRMDCCVVTDGGGAMIVTTPEIAKSLKKPLVRLIGHGEAMKGPRGGKDLDLTYSAGVRSGPRAFEEAGITPKDIKYASIYDSFTITVLMQLEDLGFCKKGEGGKFVSDGNLISGVGKLPFNTDGGGLCSNHPVNRGGMTKILEAVRQLRGEAHPKVQVPNCDLAIAHGTGGLLGVRHAASTCILERV, from the coding sequence TTGACCATCAAGGGCAAAGCCTACATTGCCGGGATCTACGAACATCCCACCCGGCACGCACCCGACAAATCAACTGCGCAGTTGCACGCCGAGGTCGCCAAGGGTGCGATCGAAGATGCGGGGCTCACCAAAGCCGACATCGACGGCTATTTCTGCGCCGGCGACGCCCCCGGCGGCCTCTGGCCGATGGTCGATTATCTCGGATTGAAGGTGCGCCACGTCGATTCCACCGAAACGGGTGGCTGTTCCTATTTGATCCATCTCGGCCACGCCGCAGAGGCGATCGCCGCGGGCAAATGCTCGATCGCGCTGGTCACGCTCGCCGGCAAGCCGCGCACCGGGGTGATGCCGCCGCGCGCCGCTGGCGCAGAGGCCGATTTCGAGGCCGCCTATGGCGCCACCACCCACAATGCCTACGGCATGTGTGCCATGCGCCATATGCACGACTACGGCACCACAAGCGAACAGCTCGCCTGGATCAAGGTCGCGGCTTCCCATCACGCCCAGCACAACCCGCACGCGATGCTGAAGGAAGTTGTTACCGTCGAGGACGTCATCAACTCGCCGATGATCTCGGACCCGCTGCACCGGATGGATTGCTGCGTCGTCACCGACGGCGGCGGCGCGATGATCGTGACCACGCCGGAAATTGCCAAGAGCCTGAAGAAGCCGCTGGTGCGGTTGATCGGCCATGGCGAGGCGATGAAGGGTCCGCGCGGCGGCAAGGATCTCGATCTCACTTATTCGGCCGGCGTCCGGTCCGGCCCGCGCGCCTTCGAGGAAGCGGGCATCACGCCAAAGGACATCAAATACGCCTCGATCTATGACAGCTTCACCATCACCGTGTTGATGCAGCTCGAAGACCTCGGCTTCTGCAAGAAGGGCGAGGGCGGCAAGTTCGTCTCCGACGGCAATCTGATTTCCGGCGTCGGCAAGCTGCCGTTCAACACCGATGGCGGCGGCCTCTGCAGCAACCACCCGGTCAACCGCGGCGGCATGACCAAAATCCTCGAGGCTGTCCGCCAATTGCGCGGCGAAGCGCATCCGAAGGTGCAGGTGCCGAATTGCGACCTCGCAATCGCCCATGGCACCGGCGGTCTTCTCGGCGTGCGTCACGCCGCCTCAACCTGCATTCTGGAGCGCGTGTGA
- a CDS encoding putative zinc-binding metallopeptidase, producing MLQQRLSSLRVAVEGTWLEDCISTLYEELEERGIRLRPHTWISSEWFSPADVPGIAIPFYLTHPRLIKIEKKMMLDVEGGTWSECMAILRHEAGHAIQHGYQLQRRRRWQQLFGRSSKHYPRYYRPNPASRQYVQHLRLWYAQSHPDEDFAETFAVWLRPRSNWRTRYAGWPALKKLEYVDELMEEIAGKRPLVTTRERVDPLHELSQTLGDHYKKKQAFYAFRPPKTYDRDLSRLFSADPRHRRGQPASTFIRRHRAHFRQLVARWTGENQLTLDAVLDDMISRCRELNLRAVGSDRKLVTDFTVLLTAKTMHALFGPSRRKWIAL from the coding sequence TTGCTCCAGCAACGCCTCAGTAGTCTGAGGGTTGCGGTCGAAGGCACTTGGCTCGAGGATTGTATCAGCACTCTTTATGAAGAGCTCGAAGAGCGGGGCATCCGGCTGCGGCCACATACATGGATATCGAGCGAATGGTTTAGTCCGGCAGATGTGCCCGGCATTGCCATCCCATTCTATCTCACCCATCCCCGCCTGATAAAGATCGAGAAGAAAATGATGCTCGACGTCGAGGGCGGCACCTGGTCCGAATGCATGGCCATCCTCCGCCATGAGGCAGGCCATGCCATCCAGCACGGCTATCAGCTGCAGCGCCGCCGGCGTTGGCAGCAGCTGTTCGGCCGGTCCTCAAAACACTACCCGCGCTACTACCGGCCGAATCCAGCCAGCCGGCAATATGTCCAGCATCTTCGGCTCTGGTACGCGCAGAGCCATCCGGACGAGGATTTCGCTGAAACCTTCGCGGTGTGGCTGCGGCCGCGTTCGAACTGGCGGACGCGCTATGCCGGCTGGCCAGCGCTGAAGAAGCTCGAATATGTCGACGAACTGATGGAGGAAATCGCCGGGAAGCGGCCGCTAGTCACGACGCGGGAGCGTGTCGATCCGCTGCATGAACTCAGCCAGACACTCGGCGACCACTATAAAAAGAAGCAGGCGTTCTACGCCTTCAGGCCACCGAAGACTTACGACCGCGACCTCTCCCGGCTCTTTTCCGCCGATCCACGGCATCGCCGGGGGCAGCCGGCTTCTACATTCATCAGGCGGCACCGCGCCCACTTCAGGCAGCTGGTCGCGCGGTGGACGGGCGAGAACCAACTTACGCTTGATGCTGTACTTGACGACATGATCTCCCGCTGCCGAGAACTCAATCTGCGCGCTGTCGGCTCCGATCGGAAGCTTGTTACTGACTTCACCGTCCTGTTGACCGCCAAGACCATGCACGCGCTGTTCGGTCCCTCGCGGCGAAAATGGATCGCGCTATGA
- a CDS encoding SagB/ThcOx family dehydrogenase, protein MEADGSIAASVDGYLVNLGHLSPAAMDRARNLTDGLPLASFAGKSAIAREVDVLAHRLARHGLLEYRLSFPRDEQDIVVIEPQVPEYWPQRAKLGESDTIVLSRFAYLRRRGNEMVLESPRAGALFRIRDPAIAATLAALSRPHKISRLRRHAASFNLDLLELLLDSQFLLKLNAKSGDGLRVNEGDGNLVLWDFHDFVFHTRSTEGRQANPVGSTFAYASVVSPLPAVRPPWPGKKIDLRKFFTSNPISPFAKLLRERHSVRDFDDEHPVTLAELAQFLDGAARVLSEWNSGANFEGNPEITYSTRPYPSAGSAYELELYLAVSNCEGLERGFYHYDAGGHALVVIGVSAQQLQALSAAAEFAMDAPGPPQVLITIAARFGRISWKYSSIAYSLILKDVGSMIQTFYLAATDMGLGGCAIGTSNIDLFAKMTGLEFHVEGPVGQFALGRGKKPEAPR, encoded by the coding sequence ATGGAGGCGGACGGAAGCATCGCCGCCTCCGTGGACGGCTATCTTGTCAATCTGGGACACCTCAGCCCGGCCGCGATGGACCGCGCGCGAAATCTGACCGACGGCCTGCCGCTCGCGTCCTTTGCCGGCAAGAGCGCCATCGCGAGGGAGGTCGATGTCCTGGCGCATCGACTGGCGCGGCACGGGCTTCTCGAATATCGCCTGTCCTTTCCGCGTGACGAGCAGGACATCGTGGTCATCGAACCCCAGGTCCCCGAATACTGGCCGCAACGCGCAAAGCTCGGCGAGAGTGACACCATCGTGCTGTCGCGCTTTGCCTATCTGCGCCGGCGTGGCAACGAAATGGTGCTGGAATCGCCGCGCGCCGGGGCGCTGTTTCGAATTCGCGATCCCGCCATTGCCGCCACCCTCGCTGCGCTCTCGCGGCCTCACAAGATCAGCAGGCTTCGCCGCCACGCGGCCTCTTTCAACCTCGATCTGCTCGAACTGCTGCTGGATAGCCAGTTCCTGCTCAAGCTCAATGCGAAAAGCGGCGACGGCCTTCGGGTGAATGAAGGCGACGGCAATCTCGTTCTCTGGGATTTCCACGATTTCGTGTTTCACACGCGGAGCACCGAGGGCCGACAGGCCAATCCGGTTGGCAGCACCTTCGCCTATGCAAGCGTCGTTTCACCGCTGCCCGCGGTGCGTCCGCCTTGGCCCGGCAAGAAGATCGACCTGCGCAAATTCTTCACCTCGAATCCAATCTCGCCCTTCGCAAAGCTGTTGCGCGAACGCCATTCAGTCCGAGATTTCGATGACGAGCATCCGGTCACGCTCGCCGAACTGGCGCAGTTTCTAGATGGCGCTGCCAGAGTCCTATCGGAATGGAATAGCGGCGCGAATTTCGAAGGCAATCCTGAGATCACCTACAGCACAAGGCCCTATCCATCGGCCGGCAGCGCGTACGAACTGGAATTGTATCTGGCGGTCTCGAATTGCGAAGGGCTTGAACGCGGATTTTACCACTACGACGCGGGCGGCCACGCGTTGGTAGTGATCGGGGTCTCCGCACAGCAACTCCAGGCGCTTTCGGCGGCAGCCGAGTTTGCCATGGACGCACCCGGTCCGCCGCAGGTCCTGATCACGATCGCCGCGCGTTTTGGGCGGATCTCCTGGAAATACAGCTCAATCGCGTACTCGCTGATCCTGAAGGATGTCGGCAGCATGATCCAGACGTTCTACCTGGCGGCGACCGATATGGGCCTTGGTGGCTGTGCGATCGGCACCAGCAACATCGATCTGTTTGCAAAAATGACGGGGCTCGAATTCCATGTAGAGGGTCCGGTCGGTCAATTCGCGCTCGGACGCGGCAAGAAGCCGGAGGCCCCACGCTAG